A genome region from Cognatishimia activa includes the following:
- a CDS encoding glutamine synthetase family protein — MSLENEKSWLGDLPKAFGTYLGGRRLDEVECIVPDLAGMSRGKTMPAHKFDPDQALFLPVSLFYQTISGEWVDMEIQNQWLESDIVLRPDLSTACAVPWADDASVQIIHDLETRDGEPLGIAPRNVLKRVLSFYKEKGWQPIVAPELEFYLTKPNDDPNAEIEPPIGRTGRRGSSRQAYSMVAVDEFGEVIDTIYDFAEAQGLTIDSVIQESGAGQIEINLNHGDPLQLADEVFYFKRSIREAALKNGVFATFMAKPIRDEPGSAMHLHQSVVDIKTGQNIFSDASGAPTQAFHDFIGGSQKYLMEAVPFLAPYVNSYRRISIEGYAAPANLEWASDNRTTGLRIPISGPEARRVENRVIGSDTNPYLSIAASLAAGYLGMVNGEKARPEVTTNAYGHPGSDQLPFSLRAAMERMEEAESMPDMLGKEFWQLFSDIKNAELEEHQREISPWERQHLLLNV, encoded by the coding sequence TGGGCGGGCGACGTCTGGACGAGGTGGAATGTATTGTGCCGGACCTCGCAGGCATGTCGCGCGGCAAAACCATGCCCGCGCATAAATTCGATCCCGATCAAGCGCTCTTTTTGCCGGTTTCGCTGTTCTATCAAACCATTTCCGGTGAATGGGTCGATATGGAGATCCAGAACCAATGGCTTGAAAGCGATATCGTTCTGCGCCCCGATCTGTCGACCGCCTGCGCCGTACCCTGGGCGGACGATGCCTCGGTTCAGATCATCCATGATCTTGAAACCCGCGACGGAGAGCCTCTGGGCATTGCACCGCGCAACGTGCTGAAACGCGTTCTGTCGTTCTATAAGGAAAAGGGCTGGCAACCCATCGTCGCGCCGGAACTCGAGTTCTACCTGACCAAACCCAACGACGACCCCAATGCCGAAATCGAGCCACCAATTGGCCGGACAGGTCGACGTGGATCCAGCCGTCAGGCCTATTCCATGGTCGCTGTGGACGAATTCGGGGAGGTGATCGACACAATCTATGATTTCGCCGAAGCCCAAGGGCTGACGATTGACTCTGTCATCCAGGAAAGCGGCGCGGGGCAGATCGAGATCAACCTCAACCACGGCGATCCGCTGCAACTGGCCGATGAGGTGTTTTACTTCAAACGCAGCATCCGTGAGGCGGCACTTAAGAACGGCGTCTTTGCCACCTTTATGGCGAAACCGATCCGCGATGAGCCGGGCTCGGCCATGCATCTGCATCAATCCGTTGTAGATATCAAAACCGGCCAGAACATCTTTTCCGATGCCTCGGGCGCACCCACGCAGGCCTTTCACGATTTCATCGGCGGAAGCCAGAAATACCTGATGGAGGCTGTGCCCTTCCTAGCGCCATACGTGAATTCCTACCGCCGCATTTCCATCGAAGGCTACGCGGCCCCGGCGAACCTGGAATGGGCCAGCGACAATCGCACCACCGGTCTGCGTATTCCAATTTCCGGCCCCGAGGCGCGTCGCGTCGAAAACCGCGTCATCGGCTCGGACACCAACCCATATCTGTCGATCGCAGCCTCCTTGGCCGCGGGTTATCTGGGCATGGTGAACGGCGAAAAAGCGCGCCCCGAAGTCACGACCAATGCCTACGGACATCCGGGATCCGATCAGCTTCCATTCTCACTTCGCGCAGCAATGGAAAGAATGGAAGAGGCCGAGTCGATGCCAGATATGCTTGGTAAAGAATTTTGGCAGCTCTTCTCTGATATCAAAAATGCAGAGCTCGAAGAGCACCAACGCGAAATCAGCCCATGGGAACGTCAGCACCTGCTGCTCAATGTGTAA